CCGGCTGCTCACGGGCGCTTCGACCGGGCCGGAGCTTGATGGCGCGCTCGCCAAGGTCAACGGCATCTCCTTCCGCATGCCCTATAATTCCGATCCCGGCCTGCGCGCGCGCATCAACAAGGGCGAGACGGAATATCTCGACATGCATCTCAGCCATGTCGCTCCCATGGCCTGGGCGGGTTTCTTTGGCACGATCGACACCGCCATCATCGAGGCCACCGCCATCCGTGAAGATGGCAGCATCGTGCCGTCCTCTTCCGTCGGTAATTCCAAGACATGGCTCGACACCGCCAAGCAGGTGATCATCGAGGTCAATAGCTGGCAGGACGCAGCGCTCGAGGGCATGCACGACATCTGGTACGGTGCCGCCCTGCCGCCGCACCGCCAGCCCATTCCGCTGCTGCGCCCCGATGACCGCATCGGTGGCACTTCGCTCAAGGTCGACCCCGCCAAGATCGTGGCGATTGTCGAGACCAATGCGCCCGACCGCAACGCCCCGTTCTCGCCGCCAGACGAGACCGCGCGCGGCATTGCTGGCCACCTGATGGAATTCTTCCGCCATGAAGTGAAGATGGGCCGCCTGCCGCCCTCGCTCCTGCCGCTGCAGTCTGGCGTGGGCAACGTAGCCAATGCCGTGATGGGCGGTCTTGAGGAAGGTCCGTTTGATGACCTGACCGCCTACACTGAGGTGATTCAGGATGGCATGCTCGGCATGCTGGAAAGCGGCAAGATGCGGGTGGCGTCGGCTACGGCCTTCTCGCTCAGCCCGGAAGCGGCGGAATCGCTCAACAGCCGCATGCGCGAATTCCAGAAGAAGATCATCCTGCGCCCGCAGGATATCAGCAACCATCCCGGCCTGATCCGCCGCCTGGGCTGTATCGCCATGAACGGCCTGATCGAATCGGATATCTATGGCAACGTGAACTCAACCCAGATCATGGGCTCCAAGATCCAGAACGGTATCGGCGGCTCGGGTGATTTTGCCCGCAATGCCTATATTTCCGTGTTCATGACGCCGTCCACCGCCAAGGGCGGCAAGATTTCGGCCATCGTGCCCATGGCGTCGCACGTCGATCACATCACGCAGGATTCGCAGGTGCTCGTGACCGAACAGGGGCTGGCCGACCTGCGTGGCCTCTCGCCCAAGCAGCGCGCGGAAGTCATCATTGCCAACTGCGCCCACCCCGATTACCGCCCGATGCTGCAGGACTACTACAAGCGCGCCCGTGCGGGCTCGTTCGGCCAGCAGTCGCCGCACCTGCTGAACGAGGCGCTGTCATGGCACCAGCGCTTCATCGAGACCGGCAGCATGATGCCGTAAGGGCCTGCTGGTAGTGGACGGGATGCGGGCAGGTACCGCCCCCGTCACACCATCTATCGGCAATCATAACAGTTTGTGGGTGCCGCCTTTTTTCAAAAAGGCGGCGTTTTCTTGTCAATCTGTTATCTGACCGGTTCGGCATCCACCATTTCGGTCGCGCGTTCGAGGTCAACCGACAGCACACGGCTGACCCCGCGCTCCTGCATGGTCACACCATACAGGCGGTCCATATGCGCCATGGTCAGCTGGTGGTGGGTCACGACAAGGAAGCGCGTGCCCGCTTCCGCCACCATATCGGCGAGCAGGGCGCAGAAGCGGCCCACATTGGCATCATCAAGCGGGGCATCGACCTCATCAAGCACGCAGACTGGCGCAGGGTTGCAGCGGAACACCGCAAAGATGAGCGACAGCGCGGTGAGTGCCTGCTCTCCGCCAGAAAGCAGCGAAAGTGTTGCGAGTTTCTTGCCCGGCGGCTGGGCATAGATTTCCAGCCCGGCCTGAAGCGGGTCGTCATTGCCCACCATGCCCAGATGCGCGCGCCCACCATTGAACATGCGGGCAAACAGTGCCTGAAAATGCTGGTCGATCTGCGAGAACACGGCCATCAGCCGCTCACGCCCTTCACGGTTGAGCTGCCCGATCATGCCACGCAGGCGGGCAATGGCTGATTGCAGTTCGTCACGCTCATGCAGAATCGTGTCGATCTTGCCCGATGCCTCCTGTGCTTCAAGCTCGGCACGTAGGTTGACCGGGCCAAGCTCATCGCGCTGGCGGGTCAGGCGGGCGACCTTGCGGCGCAGGCCGGTCTCGGCGTTCACGCTCAGGTCAGCGGGCACCACGCCCGCTGGCGGCGTTGAGTCCGCCTGCAACTGGGCCAGCAGCACCTGTGCCTGTTCGCGCCTGCCTTCGGCGCGGACCACGGCTTCACGCGCTGCGGTCAGCACCTCTTCCGCCGTGCGGCGGCCCTGCTGCACTTCCGCCATGCGGGTTTCGGCCTGTTGCAGTTCCTCCATGGCCACATCATGGCTGGCTTCGTGCTGCGCCAGTTCGGTTGCAATCGCATCGCGCCGTTCGCGCACGGCAACTGGTTGGGGGGCAACGCGCTCATGCTCGGCCCGGGCGTTGCGCAGGCGGGTCTCGGCGGCCTCGGCTTCAAGGCTGGCGGCCTCCACGCGGGCGGTCCATTGCGTCATGTCCTGCCCGGATGCATCAAAGCGCTGGCGCAGCGTGGCATCCTCGGTGTGCAGGCGGGCCAGGGTCTCGCGCTGTTCGGTTTCCTGCGTGCGCAGGCTCTCGGCCTGTTCACGCAGGCTGGCTAGCGCGTGTTCCAGCCCGCTCATGTCGGGCAGGGCCTCAAGGCGGCCACGAGCGGCCGCAACGGCTGCCTGTGCCTGTTGCAACCCGTCGGTCAGATCGGCCATGCGGGCCTGCCGGGCTTCAAGCCGGGCGCCGGTCTCGCGCATTTTCTGCTCAAGGGCGGCGCGTGCGGCGCGGGCCTGTTCAAGCCGGGTCGTGGCGTCTTCCACCACTATCCGGGCCTGTTCCAGCGCCTGCGCCGCCTGCGTCGCGGCAGCGGTGGCCTGCCGGGCAGCATCCTCGGCCAGTGCCGGGGCAGGCAGGGCGGCAAGCTGTTCGCGCCGGGTGGCCAGTTCCTGGCTTGCGGTGTCGCGGTCGTTTTCCAGCCGGGCCTGTTCGGGCAGCAGGGCCTGCAGGCGTGTCTCCGCTTCTCCATGCCGGGTCGTGGCAGCCTGCAGGGCGCGGCGGGCCTGTTCAAGTGCGGCTTCAGCATGCTGGACGCGGGTGCGCAGCGCCTTTTCTGCCTCCTGGGCCTGTGTTGCAGCCTGCGCCGCCTCCTGCTGGACGCGAGTCAGTTGGTCGAGATCGGGCAGGTCGGCTTCCTGCGCGGTGGCGCGCGTGCAGGCGGCTTCGGTATCCGTCAGGGCAGCCTGTGCCGTGGCCTGCTGGACCGAGAGCGTATCGATCTGGGCCGAGATGGTGGCGTGCTGGCGGGAAAGCTCGGCCTCTGCCGCGCGGGCGGTCTCCAGCGCGTTCTCGGCGGCCATGCGGGCGTCGCGTGCCGCCGTCAGGGCTTTGCCTGCCTGCTGGCGGGTGGTCGCAGCGGCCTGTACGGCCTGTTCCAGCGCCGGAAGCGTGGCGCGCAACTGCTCGAGTTCTGCGCGCAGGCTGCGCAGGCGGCCGAGTTGTTTGAGCCGGAGTGCCGCGCGGTCGGGCAGGTTGGGGGCCTGTGTATAGCCATCCCACCGCCATAGCGCGCCCTCGCGGGTGACAAGGCACTGGCCTGCGGTCAGGCTGGCCTGAAGGGCCGCTCCATCCATGCCATCAGGCAGCAGGCCTGCCGCGCCAAGTGCGCGTGACAGGGCAGGCGGGGCCTCGAGCACGGCGGAAAGCGGCTCGATCCCCGCGGCAGGAAAGGGCGCAGGTGTTGCGGGCGGCAGGTCATGCCATGAGCGGGGGGCCGTGCCCTTGACCACCGCCTCAAGCCCATCGGACAGCACCACGGCCAGCGCGGTTTCCAGCCCGGCGGGCACATGCAGGCTGTCGGCCAGCGTCGCGCCGTGGGCGTGGTCGGCCTGTGTGTCGCTGTGCAGGGCGCGGGCAAGGCCATCGGCTTCCGCTTCCAGGCCCGACAGGCTGGCGCGGGCCTCGGCAAGGCGGGCGGCACAGGCTTCATCTTCCTGTGTGGCGGCAACGCTTGCGGCCTCAGTCATGGCCATGTGCTGGCGGGCGGCTTCCAGTGCGGCGGCGGCGGATTCGCGTTTTGCCACGAGCGCCTGCAGGGCCGCATCGGGCACGGCCTGCCCGCGCAGGCGGGTCATGCTGGCGGCAAGCGTATCGACTTCGTCGCGTGCCCGCTTGTGGGCCGCCTGGGCAGCGCGGAGGGCTTCCTCGACGGCGGTGCGGGTGGCGCGGGCTTCCTTCAGGCGGGCATTGGCCTGAATTTCGGCCTGTGTTGCCTGAGCGCGGGCGTCCTCCGCCGTGGCGCGTCCGGCGCGGAGGGTATCAAGGGTGGCTTCAGCCTCGGTGGCAGTTTCGGCCAGACGCGTGCGCTCGGCCTCGGGCACAAGGTCCGCGCGGGCGTTGCTGACATGATTGCCCAGCGTTGCCACGTCGCGCGCAAGGGCTTCGAGCCTGCTGGCGGCGGTGGCGGCATCCTGCGTGGCCTGCGCATGCACGCGCAGGCTCTCGGTCGCGGCATTGCGGGCAAGGTCAGCCTGTAGCGTGGCATCCGCATGGGCGCGGGTAGCGTCCTCGCGCGCGCTCAGGGCGTGGGCAGCCTGTGCCTCGGCCAAGGTAATCTGTTCGTCATGGGCGGCGATGGCGTCTGCCGTCGGCATGTCGGCTTCGAGTGCCGCGATCTCGGTGGCGAGGGTTGCGTGCTGGGTTGCGAGGCGCTCATGCGCGGCGGTGGTGGTGGCCAGCCCTTCGCGGGCCTGCGTGGTCTGCAGTTCGGCCTCGCGCACGGTGGTGGTGGCCTCTTCCACGCGGGTCGCCATCTCGGTCATGGCCTGTGCCAGCGTGGCGCATTCGGCCTGCGCTGCCTCACGCAGGGCGGGCAGGACGGACAGGCGTTCCTCTACCTGAACCCGCTCGGCCTCAAGCTGCCCGAGCATGAGAGTGGCATCATCACGCCGCGCAAGGGCTGAGACATGCACGCCCTCGCATTCGGCAAGGCGGGCCTGTGCCTGCTCCAGCGCGGCTTCGGCGCGGGCCAGTTCCTCGGCAATGGTCTCGGCGCGGACCTTGAAGCGTTCGAGCGCCGTGCGCCGCGTATCCAGTGCCTCGCGCAGGGCGGGCAGGGCCTTTGTCACTTCGTAATCGGTGAGTACGGCGGTTTCGGCCATCTCTTCGGCGGCCCTGAGGTCGGTGCGGGCGGCGTGCAGGCCCGCCTCGCCCTCGGCCACGCCCTTGTGGGCGCGGGCATGCAGCAATGCCAGAAGGGCAGTCTCGGATTCGCGCAGGCCCTGCGAGAGTTCGCGGTACCGGGAAGCCTGTTCGGACTGCTCTTGCAGGTCACCAAGCCGGGATTCGAGCTGCAGGCGCAGGTCTTCCGCGCGGGCGAGATTGGCCTCGGTCGCGCGCAGCTTGAGTTCGGCCTCATGGCGGCGGCCATGCAGGCCGGTAATGCCCGCTGCTTCCTCCAGAATGCTGCGCCGTTCCTCGGGGCGGGCATTGACCAGCGCCGAGACGCGGCCCTGGCTGACCATGGCCGATGAACGCGCCCCCGAGGCCAGATCGGCAAACAGGGTCTGCACGTCGCGCCCGCGCGTGGTGCGGCCATTGATGCGGTAGCCGCTACCTGCCCCGCGCTCGGCCCGGCGGCAGACCTGAAGCTCATCATGCCCGGTAAAGGGGGCGGGGGCGATTTCGGCCGCCCCTTCCAGCGTCAGGGTCACTTCCGCCATGTTGCGGGCGGCTCGCGCGGTGGTGCCGGCGAAGATCAGGTCATCCATTTCGCCGCCGCGCAGGGCGCGGGCATTGGTTTCGCCCATGACCCAGCGCAGGGCCTCGACCACGTTGGACTTGCCGCACCCGTTGGGCCCGACAATGCCGGTCAGGCCCGGCAGGATCTCGACGGAGACCGGGTCAGCGAAACTCTTGAAACCTGCGATGCGCAGCCGGACGAAACGGGCGGTCATGCTCAGCGGGCCGCCGCTTCAACCTTCTGGGCAAACTGCTCGTAGGTCAGTTCCTGCGCCACCTGCTCCTTGTCATTGAAGCGGAAGGTGGGGGTGCCGTCGATCTTGTACTGGGCCTGGGCGCGGTCTTCCTCATCCATGATGGCATGGCGCAGCTTGTCGTCATGGATGGTCTGCTGGAACAGGTCGGACGACATGCCGGCAAGGGCCGCCATTTTCTGGATCTCGGCCTCTGCTTCCGCCGGTTCCTTGCCAAAGGCCCAGTGATCCTGGCTGGACAGCAGCGCAAGTACGAACGGCTCATAGCGTTCGGGGGCGAGCGTGCGCGCGACCATGCAGGCGGTCAGCGCCACCTGGTCGAGCGGAAAATCGCGGAAAATGTAGTACACCTTGCCCGTATCGATCAGCTTGCTGCGCACTTCGGGGAAGACCTCGGCAGCAAAACGCGCGCAATGCGTGCAGGTGAGCGAGAAGAATTCCTCCACATGCACCTTGGCCGCAGGGTTGCCCACGGCGCGGATGGACAGGCGCGGGTCCGCCGCCTGCGCCATGGCCCGGCCAGACAGCAGGCCACCAGCCATGAGGGTGGGGGTAAGGGCAAGCAGGGTGCGGCGTGTGATGGGCATTACGGTCACTCTCCGGTGGGGGACAGGGGAAGGCGTGGGGCATGGCCCCGGTGGGTATCAGTATTAAGGCGGCGCGGGCCGCGCGTAAATCCATCGTGCCACCATCGGATGGCGCGCCCGTGCCGGCGCGCCATCCGGTCAGGCCTGCTGCGGGGCTGCCTCGCGCGGGGGCAGACGCACGCGCACGCGGCGGATATGGCGGGCATCCGAATCAAGGATGCGGAACACCATGCCGCTTTCATGCGTCACGATCTCGCCGCGCGTGGGCACATGGCCCGCGAGGCGGAACACCAGGCCGCCCACGGTCTCGATCTCGGCCTCGCGTTCCTCGCGCGTGAGCACGGGGCCGACTTTTTCCTCAAAGGCGGCGACGGGGGTGCGGGCATCGACATCGAGCGTGCCGTCGGGGCGTTCGCGCACCATGCTCACGGTCGGTTCGTCATGCTCGTCGGAAATATCGCCCACGATGGTCTCGATCAGATCCTCGATGGTGACGAGGCCGTCGATGCCGCCGTACTCGTCAATGACGAGGGCAAGATGCACATGCCGCAGTCGCATCTGCAAAAGCAGGTCGAGCACGGGCAACTGGGGGGCGACCATGAGCGGCTGGCGCAGCAGCGGCTCCATGCGGAAGGCTTCCGACGTGCCGACATAGGCAATCAGGTCCTTCACATGGATCATGCCCACGATGTCATCAAGCTGGTCGCGATAGACCGGCATGCGGGAATGGTTTTCCCGCCGCATCATGGCCAGGGCCTCATCAAGGCTGATATCGACCGGCATCGCCACGATGTCGGCGCGTGGAATCATCACGTCATCCGCCGTGATGCCGCGCAGGCGCAGCACATTAGCCAGCAGCGCGCGCTCCTGCCGGTCGAGTTCGGAGGCGTGGGGATTGGCGTCATCCCCCGCCGCATCATCGGCTTCCTTGACCAGCGCGGCAATGGAATGGCGCAGCCCCGGTTCAGCGCGCCTGCGGCTGAACAGCGACAGGAATCCCTTGCCGCGCGATCCGGACGGAGGCTCCTCGTTGGCATCGGTTCCGGGGCGGCTCATGAGCGTGCCTCCCGGCTCACCATGCGGCCCGGCTTCCATGGGTTGGCAACGCCAAGGCCGGACAGGATGCGGGCTTCGAGCATTTCCATCTCGCGGGCCTCGCCGGGGTGGTGGTGGTCATATCCGGCCAGGTGCAGCACGCCATGTACCACCAGATGCGCCAGATGGGCGGCCATATCGCGCCCTGCCGCATGCGCCTCGCGCGACACGGTCTCAAAAGCGATGATGATGTCGCCGCCCCATATGCCGCCCGCGATCGGGTATTCGAATGTCAGGACATTGGTGGGCTTGTTGCGCCCGCGATGCTGCCAGTTCATGCGGGCCACCGTGCGGTCATCGGCCAGCACCACCGTGACCGGGCCGTGGCAGCCCGTGGCCATAAGCGTGGCGCGCGCCGCGCGGTCAACCACGCGGGCAGGGTGGGGGACGGCGCGGTTCCAGCGCCTGTCCGCCACCGTGACATCGGGGCCGTCAGGCCCGGCCTTCAGGGCGGCCTGCGTGGCCCGCCCTGCTGCGACCCCGCCCTTGTGGGCAGGGCCTGTGCTACTTCGAGGTTTCATCGTTCTCCTGCTGCGACCGGGCGCGGTGGGGGCGGCGTTCGGCCCCGGCACGCTGGTCGTATGCCTCCACTATACGCGCCACCAGCGGGTGGCGCACCACGTCACGCGATTCAAATCGCATCATGCCGATCCCGGGCAGGCCGTCTAGGGTATCGACCGCCTCCCGTAGGCCGGATGTCACGCCACGCGGCAGGTCAACCTGGCTCAGGTCGCCGGTAATGACCATGCGCGTGCCTTCACCCATGCGGGTGAGGAACATCTTCATCTGGGCAGGCGTGGTGTTCTGCGCCTCGTCCAGAATGACAAAACAGTGCGCCAGCGTGCGCCCGCGCATGAAGGCGAGGGGCGCGACCTCGATCTCGCCCGTGCCCATGCGCCGGATCACCTGATCGCCCGGCATCATGTCATGCAGGGCGTCATACAGCGGGCGGAGGTAGGGGTCGATCTTTTCCTTCAGGTCGCCAGGCAGGAAGCCCAGCCGCTCGCCTGCTTCCACCGCAGGCCGCGACAGCACGATGCGGTCAACCTGGCCCGCCTGCAGCATGGCCACGGCCTGGGCCACGGCAAGGTAGGTCTTGCCGGTGCCAGCCGGGCCGAGGCCAAACACCATTTCCTGCCGCGCGAGCATGGCCATGTATTCAGCTTGGCCAACCGAGCGCGGGGCCACGGGGCCGCGCCGGGTCATGATGGTGGGCAGGTCGGCAAGTGACGGGCCTGCCGGTGCCGTGGCGGTACGGGTGTCGGGCATGGGGGGCACTCCTCCCGTGACATGGCGTGGCGCGGGTGCGGAAAAGGCATGGGCGGCCAGCCGGATGGCGGTATCGACGGTGGCGGTATCGACTGCCTGCCCGGCTGTTGCGCGGCGGTAGAGTTCGGTTAGCGTGGCCTGTGTCAGTTCCACCCGCTGGGCCGCACCCGTAATGGCGATGCGGTTGCCCCGGCAGGCCAGCCGGACATCAAATCCACGTTCAAGATGCAGCAGGTGGCGGTCATGGTCGCCCACAAGCTGTGCCAGCAGCACGTTATCTTCAAACTGCATGGTCACGGTGCGGTCATTGGCCGCGGCCGTGCCACCGGGGGTACGCCGCCCGCCGCTGCGACGGGGGGCGTGGAGCGTGGATTGTGTCTGTTCTCTCAAGCCCTGTCTGTCTCCTCTGTCAGGATACCACCAAGCGAGTTGGTGTACCTGTGGCGGATATCCACATTGGCGATCTGGCCGATCAGGCTGTCCGGGCCTTCAACGCTCACGGCCTGCAGCCATGGGCTCTTGCCCGAAACCTGACCGGGCTTGCGCCCCCGGCCCGTAAAGAGCACGGGCACTACCTGGCCTATGGTTGCATCATTGAATGCATCCTGCTGCACGCGCAGCATGGCCTGGAGTTCCTGCAGACGGGCATCCTTCAAGTCCTCGGGCACATGCATGCCGGCACCTGCGGCGGGCGTGCCGGGGCGGGAGGAGTATTTGAAGGAATAGGCCTGCGCAAAGCCGATCTCGTCAATCAGGCGCATCGTGTCGGCAAAATCGGCATCCGTCTCGCCGGGATGGCCCACGATGAAATCAGATGACAGGGCAAGGTCGGGCCGCGCATCACGCAGGCGGGCCACGAGCGTGCGGTAGTCATCGGCCGTGTGGCCCCGGTTCATGGCGGCGAGCACCCGGTCGGAGCCGGACTGTACCGGCAGGTGCAGGAACGGCATGAGCTGCGGCAGGTCGCGATGGGCCGCAATCAGGTCATCCTCCATGTCGCGCGGGTGCGACGTGGTGTAGCGGATGCGCTCGATGCCCAGTTCCCCCGCCAGCACGCGGGCAAGGCGGGCAAGGCCCCAGGTGCGGCCATCGGGACCTTCACCATGATAGGCATTCACGTTCTGGCCCAAAAGCGTGATCTCGCGCACGCCGCCAGCCACGAGCCTGCGGGCCTCATCAAGCACGGCCTGCGCGGGCCGGCTGCTTTCCGCCCCGCGCGTGTAGGGCACGACGCAGAAGGAGCAGAATTTGTCGCATCCTTCCTGAATGGTGAGAAAGGCGGAGCCGCCCGCAGGGGTCGCGCGGTCGGCGGGCAGGAAGTCGAATTTCTGCTCGACGGGGAAATCGGTCTCGATCACCGCACCTGCCGCGCGGGCGGCGCGTGCCACCATCTCGGGCAGGCGGTGATAGGTCTGGGGGCCGAGCACGATATCGACATAGGGCGCGCGGGCCAGGATTTCCTTGCCCTCCGCCTGCGCCACGCAGCCTGCCACCGCAAGCACGGTGGCCGCACCCTGCTCGGCGCGCGCCTCCTTGACCTTGCGCAGGCGACCGAGTTCGGAGAACACCTTCTCCGCCGCGCGGTCGCGGATGTGGCAGGTGTTGAGGATGATCATGTCAGCCGCATCAGGCGTGCTCACGGCCCGGTAGCCGAGCGGGCGCAGCACGTCGGACATCCGCTCGCTGTCATACACGTTCATCTGGCAGCCCCATGTTATGACATGAAGCCCCCTGGTGGATGACATGCTGGCTTGTGGCGTGGCCACGCCGGGGCGGGGAGACAGGCTGTTCACGGGTCAGGTATCCTCAGGCATCATCGCGGGCACGCGCCCGCGCAACGGGGGCAAGACATCGGGCCTTGCCTGCGTGCGGTCAAGGGTCTTGCCGCCGATAAAGCCGGGAACACATGGTCTGCCCATCAACGCTCCTGGTGTGAAGGGTGAGGTGCCGGACACGGCCCCCTTGCCCGATTCAACCCGATCATGCCTGCGGGAATCGGGGGTATGTCAAGTCAGGAACGCGGGCGTGGAGACAGTTTGCAACATCCCCGGCGCGTTTTGCCCTTCAATGCGACAAATTCGGAACTTATTAAGGGAGAAGCGTTAATATCGGTTTGATCATGCATGGCGGGAATGGCAGACAATACCCTGTGGGCAACTGACCGCATGAAAGAAGACAGCAACAGGGGCAGCACCGTTTGACACGATTGCGTCATCTCCGCCTGGCAGCCAGTGCCAGGCGCGGGGCCGGTTATGTTAGCCTGTTTGCGGTCATGACGGTTCTGCTGCCGGGGCTGCCTGCGGCTTTTGCGGCTGATCCGCAGGACTACACCACGACCATCCGCCCCACCGGCAATGCCGACCTCGATGCAGCGCTCAAGGCGTCTTCCGACCTGCTTTCGCTCCAGAAAACGCAGGCCGTCAGCCCCTTTGCCCTGACCGGGCGCATCCACAACGATTATTCCCGCCTGATCAGCGCGCTGGAAAGCTACGGCTATTACGCGGGCAGCATTACCATCACCATAAGCGATGGCAGCCACAAGGGCGCCCCCTCCACCGATGGCGGGCAGGACGGGCGCGACCCCGACCTGCCGGAATGGATGCAGGCCCTGCCCGCGGGCCACAAGGCGCAGATCAGCATCACGGCCGCTACCGGCCCGCTATTTCGCATCGGCACGGTCACGCTCAACCCCGACAAGGGCGACGGTCCCATCCACCTCAACCCCACCGAGGCAGCAGCCTTTGGCATGAAGCCGGGTGCTGCAGCACAGGCCGAGGCCGTGCTGACGGCGGGGGCGGCACTCCAGACCGCGCTGACGGAGGAAGGCTACGCGTTGGCACATGTCAGCACCCCGCAGGCCTGGCTGCGGCCTGCAACCCATACGCTCGATATTGCCTATACGGTGCATCGTGGCCCGGTGGTGAACCTTGGCGCCTTTGCCTTTGGCGGGCTGCAGCGCACGCACCCGGCCTATATCGCGCGCAGGCTGACCATTGCACCGGGCGAGCTGTACCAGCCCTCGCGCATCGAGCGCGCCCGGCAGGACATTGCCTCGACGGGGCTGTTCTCCGATGTGCAGGTCAATCATGGGGATACCCTGGCCCCTGATGGCAGCATGCCGCTCGATTTCGGCTTTCATGAAGGCAAGCGCCACAGCGTGGGGGCCGAGGGCGGCTATTCAACCGATCTCGGTGGCCGCGCGGGTGTGACATGGACACATAACAACCTGTTTGGCAATGCCGAGCGGCTGCGGCTTACCGCGCTGATCACCGGGCTTGGCGGCTCGGCGGAGCAGGGGCTGGGCTATGATTTCTATGCCGACCTGATGAAGCCCGATTTCGGCTCGCGCCAGCAGAACCTCAGCGCCCGCCTCGAGGGCATCAAGCAGGAACTCTATTCCTACCGCCAGACCGCGCTGCTTGCGCGCATCGGCATCGTGCGCCACGTCAACCGGCACTGGAACGTGTCGTTTGGCGGGCAGATCGAGCAGGAACAGATCGAGCAGATGGGCACCACCAACAGCTATTTCATCCTCTCGGCGCCGCTCACCGCCAATTACGACGGCACGGGCGTGGACAACCCCATCACGCCCGCCACCCATGGCGTGCGCGTGGGGGCCAGCATCACGCCATCGGCCTCATTGACCGATGGCACCTCGTTCTTCGCCATCATGCAGGCCACGGTCTCGACCTATTTCGACCTCAGGCATTTTGGCCTGAGCCGCCCCGGCCGCAGCGTGCTGGCGTTTCGCGGCACCATTGGCAACGTGGAAGGCGCCTCGACCTTCGCCATTCCGCCCGATCAGCGGCTCTATGCCGGTGGCTCGGCCACGGTGCGCGGCTTCCGCTACCAGGGCGTTGGCCCGCAATTTGCCAATACGCGCTACGCCATTGGCGGCACGTCGATGGATGCGGGGTCGTTTGAATACCGCCAGCGCATATTGCAGAAATTCGGCGCGGTGGGCTTTATCGATGCAGGTCAGGTCACGGCGGACCGCACGCCCTTCCAGGGCACGGTGCGGGTGGGTGCCGGGGCCGGGGCGCGCTACTACACCCCCATTGGCCCGGTGCGGCTTGATGTGGCGGTGCCGCTCAACCGCCCCGCCAAAGGCGACAAGTGGGAGCTGTACGTGGGCCTGGGGGAGACATTCTGATGCCGCAAGCTACGCCATCCTCTCCCGCGCCGCGCACGGGGCGGCGCATTGCACGCGCCTGCGCGCTGGGCGTTGGCATTCCCTTCGGGCTGGTGGCCGCAGCACTGGCCATGGTGCTGGTGGCGGCCAATACCGGGGCGGGCCAGCGCGAGATCGAGCGCCGCCTGCCGGGGCTGACCGGGGGCAGCGTGCACCTGTCGGGGCTGGGGGGGCGCTTTCCAG
This is a stretch of genomic DNA from Komagataeibacter xylinus. It encodes these proteins:
- the miaB gene encoding tRNA (N6-isopentenyl adenosine(37)-C2)-methylthiotransferase MiaB; translated protein: MSSTRGLHVITWGCQMNVYDSERMSDVLRPLGYRAVSTPDAADMIILNTCHIRDRAAEKVFSELGRLRKVKEARAEQGAATVLAVAGCVAQAEGKEILARAPYVDIVLGPQTYHRLPEMVARAARAAGAVIETDFPVEQKFDFLPADRATPAGGSAFLTIQEGCDKFCSFCVVPYTRGAESSRPAQAVLDEARRLVAGGVREITLLGQNVNAYHGEGPDGRTWGLARLARVLAGELGIERIRYTTSHPRDMEDDLIAAHRDLPQLMPFLHLPVQSGSDRVLAAMNRGHTADDYRTLVARLRDARPDLALSSDFIVGHPGETDADFADTMRLIDEIGFAQAYSFKYSSRPGTPAAGAGMHVPEDLKDARLQELQAMLRVQQDAFNDATIGQVVPVLFTGRGRKPGQVSGKSPWLQAVSVEGPDSLIGQIANVDIRHRYTNSLGGILTEETDRA
- the ybeY gene encoding rRNA maturation RNase YbeY — protein: MKPRSSTGPAHKGGVAAGRATQAALKAGPDGPDVTVADRRWNRAVPHPARVVDRAARATLMATGCHGPVTVVLADDRTVARMNWQHRGRNKPTNVLTFEYPIAGGIWGGDIIIAFETVSREAHAAGRDMAAHLAHLVVHGVLHLAGYDHHHPGEAREMEMLEARILSGLGVANPWKPGRMVSREARS
- a CDS encoding PhoH family protein, producing MTMQFEDNVLLAQLVGDHDRHLLHLERGFDVRLACRGNRIAITGAAQRVELTQATLTELYRRATAGQAVDTATVDTAIRLAAHAFSAPAPRHVTGGVPPMPDTRTATAPAGPSLADLPTIMTRRGPVAPRSVGQAEYMAMLARQEMVFGLGPAGTGKTYLAVAQAVAMLQAGQVDRIVLSRPAVEAGERLGFLPGDLKEKIDPYLRPLYDALHDMMPGDQVIRRMGTGEIEVAPLAFMRGRTLAHCFVILDEAQNTTPAQMKMFLTRMGEGTRMVITGDLSQVDLPRGVTSGLREAVDTLDGLPGIGMMRFESRDVVRHPLVARIVEAYDQRAGAERRPHRARSQQENDETSK
- a CDS encoding autotransporter assembly complex family protein yields the protein MRHLRLAASARRGAGYVSLFAVMTVLLPGLPAAFAADPQDYTTTIRPTGNADLDAALKASSDLLSLQKTQAVSPFALTGRIHNDYSRLISALESYGYYAGSITITISDGSHKGAPSTDGGQDGRDPDLPEWMQALPAGHKAQISITAATGPLFRIGTVTLNPDKGDGPIHLNPTEAAAFGMKPGAAAQAEAVLTAGAALQTALTEEGYALAHVSTPQAWLRPATHTLDIAYTVHRGPVVNLGAFAFGGLQRTHPAYIARRLTIAPGELYQPSRIERARQDIASTGLFSDVQVNHGDTLAPDGSMPLDFGFHEGKRHSVGAEGGYSTDLGGRAGVTWTHNNLFGNAERLRLTALITGLGGSAEQGLGYDFYADLMKPDFGSRQQNLSARLEGIKQELYSYRQTALLARIGIVRHVNRHWNVSFGGQIEQEQIEQMGTTNSYFILSAPLTANYDGTGVDNPITPATHGVRVGASITPSASLTDGTSFFAIMQATVSTYFDLRHFGLSRPGRSVLAFRGTIGNVEGASTFAIPPDQRLYAGGSATVRGFRYQGVGPQFANTRYAIGGTSMDAGSFEYRQRILQKFGAVGFIDAGQVTADRTPFQGTVRVGAGAGARYYTPIGPVRLDVAVPLNRPAKGDKWELYVGLGETF